In a genomic window of Rhopalosiphum maidis isolate BTI-1 chromosome 4, ASM367621v3, whole genome shotgun sequence:
- the LOC113548978 gene encoding protein GVQW3-like, giving the protein MSERQVPTAVAQRIIIRFLVGEDVKNTDIFVRLQKQFGSECLSRAAVFKWAKAFKDGRKTVENEPHDRRPRTSVTPDNIRRVEQLILEDRRMNVRDISAEVGISIGSVESIIHEHLQYLKITA; this is encoded by the coding sequence ATGAGTGAACGTCAAGTGCCGACTGCCGTTGCGCAACGTATTATCATTCGTTTTTTAGTGGGAGAAGACGTTAAAAACACGGATATTTTTGTGCGTTTGCAAAAGCAGTTCGGTAGTGAGTGCCTGAGTAGGGCTGCCGTGTTTAAATGGGCCAAAGCATTCAAGGATGGCCGCAAAACCGTCGAGAATGAGCCACATGATCGTCGACCGCGAACCAGCGTCACACCAGACAACATTCGCCGTGTAGAACAACTCATTTTGGAGGACCGTAGGATGAATGTTCGAGACATTTCGGCTGAAGTCGGCATCAGTATTGGTAGTGTAGAGTCTATCATCCACGAACATCTTCAATATCTCAAAATAACGGCGTGA
- the LOC113548562 gene encoding aminopeptidase N-like — MQSFRMEFVDFKIMFIIALSLMGLVVNSKETSEFKLPTNFKPVSYRLDVTTHLDDQFMFEGVVDIKMTCEETTDTIVLHSNSLDIDTKSVVVANSGENVVPVGSVSFDPKKELMYVKSTVNFKPGDEYVLTIPFMGNITDDLVGYYKSSYVDKENNQTRWLAVTQFEPADARRAFPCFDEPAYKATFKIRLGHKKGYTSISNMKMMKQTPIPSKPDYVFDEFEESVPMSTYLVAYMVSDFAYIESDSRDDEVKFRIIARKDAADQTELAKNAGPLVLKYYEDYFDEKFPLSKQDMVAIPDFSAGAMENWGLVTYRETALLIDPDVATIDNVHRVAEVIAHELAHQWFGNLVTMKWWTDLWLNEGFATYVAARGVDFLYPEWNSFQIETVQNFLRVLDLDSLQSSHPVSVAVGHPDEIAQIFDTISYTKGSFLLHMMNTFLGEDTFKQGIRNYINKHKFSNAEQDDLWNSLTEEAYRQGTLDKNLTVKLIMDTWTLQTGYPVLKVVRDYSADTVTLSQERFLTIKSNGTDKKSCWWIPLTMTTSTEADFNQTKAKSWLNCENNNLTLPLAKDNDWVIYNMQMAGLYRVLYDTRNWMGIVSTLNDPNKYKTINTLNRVQLIDDSFSFSQIGDLDYGITFQLLKYLKHEKEYTPWMAALDGFGPINKLMKRTPNQGVFQNYMQRMLSSVYSEFRDMTVELNGFEEIRFKNLVTAEACRHRIKDCTEQALDLFSKWMKTTDPDKNNILPRELKPIIYCQAIKYGGVDEWDFLWERYQRSNVGSEKAKLLSALGCSSETWLLNRYLNWSLNNSIIRKQDAITVFYSVASSDIGFYVAKDFLYRKISDISEYFQPRGDRVGRYVKVIGSQMKTKEELDEIQSFINKSTAYLKGADLTINQTIETVKINTEWTTKFYHKIINHMV; from the exons ATGCAGTCGTTCAG gaTGGAGTTTGTggactttaaaataatgtttattatcgcTTTGTCCCTGATGGGATTGGTTGTTAATTCGAAAGAAACTTCCGAATTCAAATTACCAACTAATTTTAAGCCTGTCAGTTATCGACTGGATGTGACCACCCACTTGGATGATCAATTCATGTTTGAAGGAGTAGTTGACATTAAA ATGACCTGCGAAGAAACTACCGATACCATAGTATTGCATTCGAACAGTTTAGACATCGATACTAAGAGTGTTGTGGTAGCTAACAGCGGCGAAAATGTCGTCCCAGTGGGTAGTGTTTCGTTTGATCCAAAGAAAGAACTTATGTATGTCAAATCAACAGTAAACTTTAAACCTGGTGACGAATACGTGCTGACTATACCATTCATGGGAAATATCACCGACGATTTAGTTGGTTACTACAAAAGTAGCTACGTGGATAAAGAAAACAATCAAACGAG GTGGCTAGCGGTAACACAATTCGAACCAGCGGACGCCAGAAGAGCTTTTCCCTGTTTTGACGAGCCTGCGTATAAAGCAACATTTAAGATAAGATTAGGTCATAAAAAAGGATACACTTCGATTAGTAATATGAAAATGATGAAACAAACGCCCAT CCCTTCGAAACCAGATTATGTTTTCGATGAATTTGAAGAATCTGTACCGATGTCTACTTATTTAGTAGCATATATGGTGTCTGATTTTGCATATATTGAATCGGACAGTCGGGACGACGAAGTGAAGTTCCGCATAATAGCCAGGAAAGACGCAGCCGATCAAACAGAGCTTGCCAAAAACGCTGGACCGTTAGTGTTGAAGTACTACGAAgattattttgatgaaaaattcCCGCTGTCGAAACAAGACATGGTAGCCATACCTGATTTTTCTGCTGGCGCTATGGAGAATTGGGGTCTCGTAACTTACAG agAAACTGCATTGTTAATTGATCCGGACGTAGCTACGATTGATAACGTACACAGAGTAGCTGAAGTTATCGCTCACGAACTTGCTCATCAATGGTTTGGTAATCTCGTTACTATGAAATGGTGGACCGATCTTTGGTTAAATGAAGGCTTTGCCACATATGTGGCAGCACGTGGAGTTGATTTC TTATACCCCGAATGGAACTCATTCCAAATCGAAACCGTTCAAAACTTTTTACGTGTTTTGGATCTTGATTCGCTTCAATCGTCCCATCCCGTATCGGTAGCCGTTGGACATCCCGATGAAATAGCACAAATTTTCGACACGATTTCGTACACGAAGGgttcatttttattgcatatgaTGAACACGTTCTTAGGCGAGGATACATTCAAACAAGGCATAAGAAACTACATAAACAAACATAAGTTTTCCAACGCTGAACAAGATGATTTGTGGAATTCATTGACCGAGGAAGCTTACCGTCAAGGAACTTTGGACAAAAATCTAACCGTGAAACTGATAATGGACACATGGACGTTGCAAACCGGTTATCCCGTATTGAAAGTCGTCCGGGATTACTCTGCGGACACGGTTACATTATCACAG GAACGTTTCCTAACGATCAAATCAAACGGTACGGACAAGAAAAGCTGTTGGTGGATACCACTCACTATGACGACTTCTACGGAGGCCGACTTTAACCAGACGAAAGCAAAATCTTGGTTGAATTGTGAAAACAACAACCTCACCTTACCATTGGCTAAAGATAACGATTGGGTCATATATAACATGCAGATGGCCG gtttataCAGGGTTTTGTATGACACTCGAAATTGGATGGGTATCGTTTCTACGTTGAACGATCCGAAcaaatacaaaactataaacacGTTAAATCGAGTACAATTGATCGACGATTCATTTAGCTTTTCACAGATTGGTGATTTGGATTACGGAATCACGTtccaactattaaaatatttaaaacacgaaAAAGAGTATACACCGTGGATGGCTGCTTTGGACGGTTTCGGcccgataaataaattaatgaaaaggACTCCGAACCAAGGAGTGTTCCAA AACTATATGCAACGTATGCTGTCGTCTGTGTACAGCGAATTTCGAGATATGACCGTCGAACTTAATGGTTTTGAAGAAATACGTTTTAAGAACCTTGTGACTGCTGAAGCCTGCCGTCACCGAATTAAGGACTGCACCGAACAAGCTCTCGATTTGTTTAGCAAGTGGATGAAAACAACTGAtccagataaaaataatat ATTGCCTAGAGAACTGAAACCTATAATTTACTGTCAAGCGATAAAATACGGAGGTGTAGACGAATGGGACTTTTTATGGGAACGTTATCAACGTTCCAATGTGGGATCTGAAAAAGCGAAATTACTTTCAGCATTAGGATGCAGTTCAGAAACTTGGTTACTTAACAG atatttaaattggtcacttaataattctattattcGCAAGCAAGACGCAATCACAGTTTTCTATTCTGTAGCAAGTAGTGACATTGGATTTTATGTGGCAAAAGACTTTTTGTATCGCAAAATTTCGGATATATCTGAATA cttCCAGCCTCGAGGCGACCGCGTAGGTAGATACGTAAAAGTTATAGGATCTCAAATGAAAACTAAAGAAGAATTAGACGag ATTCaatcatttatcaataaatcaaCAGCTTATTTAAAAGGAGCTGATTTAACTATCAATCAGACAATTGAGACTGTTAAGATAAACACCGAATGGACTAcgaaattttatcataaaattataaaccacatggtataa